In Taeniopygia guttata chromosome 2, bTaeGut7.mat, whole genome shotgun sequence, one genomic interval encodes:
- the LOC100221999 gene encoding serpin B4 translates to MCSLSAANAKFCLDFFRELNKRKINENIFFSPLSLSAAFGMVVLGARGSTLEQIEKVFHFREVSSSTRHKNRYPSEECEEDEGVHSQFQALLAEVSEPGPGCCLTIANRLFGEITYPFFQQYLDSTKKFYQAELEPVNFKYTEEEVRDKINFWVENETKGKIKDLFAAGFIDPSTVLVLVNAIYFKGKWAVEFKKEDTKEAYFHLNKNERRKVQMMFQEGYFNMAVIEELKTKVIELQYFNNELSMFILLPEDDCEDFTGLEQLECALTYEKLAEWTSLATMQPLRVKVFLPQFKMEESYVLNNTLQEMGVMNVFDWGKADLSGISMKDGLAVSKAIQKTIVEVNEEGTEAGCSTGLLAMPLCCPVTCEFRADHPFLFFIRHNQTNTILFFGRYSSP, encoded by the exons ATGTGCTCTCTCAGTGCAGCCAATGCCAAGTTCTGTCTTGACTTTTTCAGAGAgctgaacaaaagaaaaataaatgaaaacatctTCTTCTCCCCACTAAGTCTGTCAGCTGCCTTTGGAATGGTTGTCCTTGGAGCCAGGGGCAGCACACTCGAGCAGATTGAGAAG GtctttcatttcagagaagTTTCGAGCAGTACGAGACATAAAAACAGATACCCTTCTGAGGAG tgtgaagaagatgaaggagtccattcccagttccaggctctgctggctgaAGTCAGTGAACCTGGACCAGGCTGCTGTCTCACCATTGCCAACAGGCTCTTTGGAGAAATTACTTATCCATTCTTCCAG CAATACTTGGATTCCACAAAGAAATTCTATCAAGCAGAACTGGAACCAGTAAATTTTAAATACACTGAAGAAGAAGTCAGAGACAAAATTAACTTCTGGgttgaaaatgaaacaaaag gtaaaatCAAAGACCTATTTGCTGCTGGTTTTATTGATCCATCTACTGTACTTGTCCTGGTCAATGctatatattttaaaggaaagtgGGCAGTAGAATTTAAGAAAGAAGACACTAAGGAAGCATATTTCCACCTGAACAAG AACGAGAGAAGGAAAGTGCAGATGATGTTTCAAGAAGGATATTTTAACATGGCTGTCATAGAGGAACTGAAAACAAAAGTCATAGAGCTCCAATACTTCAATAATGAACTGAGCATGTTcattcttcttcctgaagatgacTGTGAGGACTTTACTGGACTAGAACAG CTTGAATGTGCCCTCACCTATGAAAAGCTTGCAGAATGGACCAGCTTGGCTACGATGCAACCCCTGAGAgtgaaggtgttcctgccccagttcaagatggaggaaagttATGTTCTCAACAACACTCTCCAGGAGATGGGAGTAATGAATGTTTTTGACTGGGGAAAAGCTGATTTGTCAGGAATCTCTATGAAAGATGGCTTGGCTGTGTCCAAGGCCATCCAGAAGACAATTGTGGAAGTCAATGAAGAGGGCACTGAAGCAGGATGTTCCACGGGGCTTCTTGCAATGCCTCTGTGTTGCCCAGTAACTTGTGAGTTCAGAGCTGACCATCCATTCCTCTTCTTCATCAGACACAACCAAACCAACACCATTCTCTTTTTTGGAAGGTATTCCTCTCCCTAA